A window from Triplophysa dalaica isolate WHDGS20190420 chromosome 3, ASM1584641v1, whole genome shotgun sequence encodes these proteins:
- the LOC130417637 gene encoding E3 SUMO-protein ligase ZBED1-like, with product MLRHYRARHEHAQTTNNPHSSQNSKKEKGNEALVNLVIKDSQPFSIVDADGFRELLHVLDPTYAIPTRKGLKAMVAHKYKEAKEKAREQLQKVAAISLTSDMWTSLNMDAFLAVTCHFIDDNDKLCTVLLRVEHFPQSHTAENLDTGHIKLMDEWGIKDEVKCLVTDAAANMIGCVRSLNVRHSIYIARALNLIVRKSFDDISSFNDIRSKCRKLVTYFQTSTTAKERLAQVQEQMGRPVLKMII from the exons ATGCTCAGGCATTATCGAGCACGCCACGAGCATGCACAGACTACTAACAATCCACACAGTAGTCaaa attCCAAAAAAGAAAAGGGAAATGAGGCCCTGGTGAACTTGGTCATCAAGGACTCCCAACCCTTTTCCATTGTGGATGCTGATGGATTTAGGGAGCTTCTGCATGTGTTGGATCCCACTTATGCTATCCCAACTCGAAAG GGTTTGAAGGCCATGGTTGCTCATAAATACAAGGAGGCTAAGGAGAAGGCCAGAGAGCAGTTGCAGAAAGTTGCGGCAATAAGCCTTACCTCTGACATGTGGACATCATTAAACATGGATGCCTTCCTAGCAGTAACTTGCCATTTTATAGATGACAATGACAAGCTCTGCACTGTTTTACTACGTGTAGAGCATTTCCCTCAGAGCCATACTGCGGAGAACTTGGATACTGGACATATCAAGCTCATGGACGAGTGGGGCATAAAGGATGAAGTGAAGTGCCTGgtaactgatgctgcagccaaCATGATAGGATGTGTACGATCATTGAATGTTAGGCATTCGATATACATTGCACGTGCTCTAAACCTTATTGTGAGGAAATCTTTTGATGACATCAGTAGCTTCAATGACATTCGATCCAAATGTAGGAAACTTGTGACCTATTTCCAAACCAGCACTACAGCAAAAGAGAGACTGGCCCAAGTACAGGAGCAGATGGGGAGACCAGTTctgaaaatgatcatttaa